In Juglans microcarpa x Juglans regia isolate MS1-56 chromosome 8D, Jm3101_v1.0, whole genome shotgun sequence, the following are encoded in one genomic region:
- the LOC121242150 gene encoding uncharacterized protein LOC121242150 has product MKDTKRAVDRANKCLLLQVLMDKNLNKEAFKRSVTKVWNPEGSVWFTEVGHHLFLVEFQKDVDIVRVLNGRPWTFDKHLIFIQLFDKSTPNEMIFNQEPLWIQLHDLPLAAMIVDGGEKIGSTIGDVLYVDVNGDGVGWGKFLRIRVNMDITKPIPCGKLIRVEGKQRWVEFQYERLPLFCFQCGVIKHAGRACAMDRSTLNSTDTSHIQYGKWLRATDFNLLGSGEKRSEGRGFRSQYNVSGSGKGQSKGTLINVSSSQATLNVNSDEEALEQHPGCFNKNAIDKGNQISSPDQHSQFELPLKQTRTH; this is encoded by the coding sequence ATGAAAGATACTAAACGTGCTGTTGACAGAGCCAATAAATGTTTACTTCTTCAAGTTTTGATGGACAAGAACTTAAACAAAGAAGCTTTTAAAAGAAGTGTGACTAAAGTTTGGAACCCTGAGGGTTCTGTCTGGTTTACTGAGGTGGGTCATCATCtttttttggttgaatttcAAAAAGATGTAGATATCGTGAGAGTGCTCAATGGTAGACCATGGACTTTTGATAAACACCTTATATTCATACAATTGTTTGATAAAAGTACTcctaatgaaatgatttttaatcaAGAACCGTTATGGATTCAACTTCATGATTTGCCTCTTGCAGCCATGATAGTGGATGGGGGAGAGAAAATTGGCTCAACCATTGGTGATGTACTTTATGTGGATGTCAATGGGGATGGAGTTGGATGGGGGAAATTTCTCAGAATCAGAGTCAATATGGATATTACAAAGCCTATTCCTTGTGGGAAGTTAATTAGAGTAGAAGGCAAACAAAGATGGGTTGAGTTTCAATACGAAAGATTGCCCTTATTCTGTTTTCAATGTGGGGTTATAAAACATGCAGGTCGTGCATGTGCTATGGATAGATCTACTCTTAATTCTACAGATACTTCACATATTCAATATGGCAAATGGTTGAGGGCCACAGATTTTAATTTACTGGGAAGTGGAGAAAAAAGATCAGAGGGAAGAGGTTTTAGAAGTCAGTACAATGTCTCAGGAAGTGGGAAGGGCCAAAGCAAAGGGACTTTGATCAACGTTTCAAGTAGTCAAGCAACCCTTAATGTAAATTCTGATGAAGAGGCTCTTGAACAACACCCTGGATGTTTTAACAAGAATGCTATAGATAAAGGAAATCAAATTTCTTCTCCTGATCAACACAGTCAATTTGAGCTACCTCTTAAGCAGACTAGAACTCATTAA
- the LOC121243747 gene encoding 3-oxo-Delta(4,5)-steroid 5-beta-reductase-like produces MIPWLWARAVGATKNINEAEEAVLPPGSYENVGLVIGVTGIVGNSLAEILPLPDTPGGPWKVYGVARRPRPKWNAKHPVHYIQCDVSNSEETEAKLSQLADVTHIFYVTWANRQTEAENCEVNGAMFRNVLRALIPNAPKLRHICLQTGTKHYVGPFEAFGKVQPHEPPFTEDLPRLNVPNFYYTQEDILFEEAKKKEGLTWSIHRPNTIFGFSPYSMMNMIGTLCVYAAICKHEGLPLKFPGSKASWEGYSVASDADLIAEQHIWATVDPNARNEAFNCNNGDVFKWKHLWKVLAERFGIEKYGFEEGEKVSLVEMMKDKGPVWEEIVRKNHLQPTKLEEVGVWWFADLILCLVGALDSMNKSKEHGFLGFRNSKTSLITWVDKMKVHNIVP; encoded by the exons ATGATCCCCTGGCTGTGGGCTAGAGCTGTTGGTGCTACAAAG AATATAAACGAAGCCGAAGAAGCAGTACTACCACCAGGAAGCTACGAAAATGTGGGCCTGGTGATCGGCGTGACTGGAATCGTGGGCAACAGCCTCGCCGAAATTCTCCCTCTCCCTGACACTCCGGGAGGCCCTTGGAAGGTCTATGGCGTGGCGCGTCGTCCTCGTCCCAAGTGGAATGCGAAGCATCCAGTCCATTACATCCAGTGCGACGTCTCAAACTCAGAGGAAACCGAAGCTAAGCTTTCCCAATTAGCAGATGTCACCCACATCTTCTACGTCACTTGGGCTAACCGACAAACCGAGGCCGAGAACTGCGAGGTCAACGGCGCTATGTTCCGCAACGTGCTCCGTGCTCTGATTCCAAACGCTCCGAAACTCCGCCACATTTGCCTCCAGACGGGCACCAAACACTACGTTGGACCCTTCGAGGCGTTTGGCAAGGTCCAACCCCACGAGCCACCTTTCACGGAGGACTTGCCCCGACTGAACGTGCCGAATTTCTACTATACCCAGGAAGATATTTTGTTCGAAGAGGCGAAGAAGAAGGAAGGCTTAACTTGGTCCATCCACCGACCCAACACTATATTTGGATTTTCCCCATATAGCATGATGAACATGATAGGCACGCTTTGTGTATATGCAGCAATATGCAAGCACGAGGGGCTTCCTTTGAAGTTCCCTGGAAGCAAAGCGAGCTGGGAAGGGTACTCAGTGGCTTCAGATGCTGATCTTATTGCAGAGCAGCATATATGGGCAACAGTAGACCCGAATGCAAGGAACGAAGCGTTTAACTGCAACAACGGGGACGTGTTCAAGTGGAAGCATCTTTGGAAGGTGTTGGCGGAGAGATTTGGGATTGAGAAGTACGGATTTGAGGAGGGTGAGAAAGTTAGCTTGGTGGAGATGATGAAGGACAAGGGACCAGTGTGGGAGGAGATTGTGAGGAAGAATCATCTGCAACCCACGAAGTTGGAGGAGGTTGGGGTGTGGTGGTTTGCAGACTTGATCCTGTGTTTGGTGGGTGCGTTGGACAGTATGAATAAGAGCAAGGAGCATGGGTTCTTGGGTTTCAGGAACTCCAAGACTTCTTTAATCACTTGGGTTGATAAGATGAAAGTCCACAATATTGTACCTTGA